The proteins below are encoded in one region of Pelagibacterium flavum:
- a CDS encoding response regulator transcription factor — MNSEISYRPFLNRDRLVHIVDSDEPTCDGLDVLFRLEGFQTAISRNSDDFIARFGQRRPDVVILNFDLEGEDMLPALRRIKDMRSGIPVFMLADRPLVDGTVEAMRSGASDVFVKPVDSERFVRAVRDTLRRDVHVKPSHDGHREVEIRGFSQLTPREREVLQLVTNGQSNKEAGRELGISPRTIEVHRARVMEKLGARNTADLIRIVLTS, encoded by the coding sequence ATGAATTCGGAAATTTCTTATCGGCCATTTCTCAATCGGGACCGGTTGGTCCACATCGTCGACAGCGATGAGCCTACATGTGACGGGCTCGACGTATTGTTTCGACTTGAGGGCTTTCAGACGGCCATTTCACGCAACAGTGACGATTTCATCGCCCGTTTTGGACAGCGGCGGCCAGATGTCGTGATCCTCAACTTCGATCTGGAGGGTGAAGACATGCTTCCCGCCCTGCGCCGTATCAAGGATATGCGTTCGGGCATTCCCGTTTTCATGCTGGCGGATCGCCCGCTTGTCGATGGAACGGTCGAGGCCATGCGCTCAGGGGCCAGCGATGTATTTGTCAAACCGGTGGATTCCGAGCGGTTCGTGCGCGCTGTACGGGACACGTTGCGGCGCGATGTTCACGTAAAACCCTCCCACGATGGCCATCGCGAAGTCGAGATCAGAGGCTTTTCACAACTGACTCCCCGTGAACGCGAAGTCCTGCAACTGGTCACCAACGGGCAGTCCAACAAGGAAGCCGGTCGCGAGTTGGGGATTTCCCCTCGTACAATTGAAGTGCACCGGGCCCGGGTCATGGAAAAGCTGGGTGCCCGCAATACCGCTGACCTGATCCGCATCGTTCTTACGAGCTGA
- a CDS encoding IS1595 family transposase, whose amino-acid sequence MNLDNPIFQDANAAREHLEAMQWPNGPVCPHCGNVDGERITTMKGKAHRPGLYNCMECRKQFSVTVGTVFERSKIALNKWLLATFLVASSKKGMSAHQLHRMLGVTYKTAWFMAHRIREAMKEDVSSSGPIGGEGKTIEADETYIGKREDQAMPAYREGKPYKSKKLGTKKQTVFALVERGGRVRSFHVPSATKEGLREILFTNAPRTSTLYTDESRFYTETGKEYAGHETVNHSAKEYARGIVHTNTIENVFSVFKRGMTGVYQHCAEKHLHRYLAEFDFRYNRRTALKISDQERHDMLLAAIRGKRLTYRRIGEAANA is encoded by the coding sequence ATGAACCTCGACAATCCGATCTTTCAGGACGCAAACGCAGCCCGCGAACACCTTGAGGCAATGCAGTGGCCGAATGGCCCGGTTTGCCCCCATTGCGGCAATGTCGATGGCGAACGCATCACTACCATGAAGGGCAAGGCGCATCGCCCCGGCCTCTACAATTGCATGGAGTGCCGCAAGCAGTTCTCCGTGACCGTTGGCACCGTGTTTGAGCGCTCCAAGATCGCCTTGAATAAATGGCTGCTGGCGACTTTCCTTGTTGCGTCCAGCAAGAAAGGCATGAGCGCGCACCAGTTGCACCGCATGCTTGGCGTGACCTACAAAACGGCATGGTTCATGGCTCACCGTATTCGCGAAGCCATGAAAGAGGACGTTTCGTCATCCGGCCCCATCGGCGGCGAAGGCAAGACCATCGAGGCCGACGAAACCTACATCGGCAAGCGTGAAGATCAGGCCATGCCAGCCTACCGCGAAGGCAAGCCCTACAAGTCCAAGAAGCTCGGCACGAAAAAGCAGACCGTCTTTGCCCTTGTCGAGCGCGGCGGTCGCGTCCGTTCCTTCCATGTGCCTAGCGCCACCAAGGAAGGGCTGCGCGAAATCCTGTTCACCAATGCCCCGCGCACCTCAACGCTCTACACCGACGAAAGCCGCTTCTACACAGAAACCGGCAAGGAATATGCTGGCCATGAAACGGTAAACCACAGCGCCAAGGAATACGCCCGTGGCATCGTCCACACCAACACCATTGAGAACGTGTTCTCGGTGTTCAAGCGCGGTATGACTGGCGTTTATCAGCACTGCGCCGAAAAGCACCTGCACCGCTACCTTGCGGAATTCGATTTCCGCTATAACCGCCGCACCGCCCTCAAGATCAGCGATCAGGAGCGCCACGATATGCTGTTGGCAGCTATTCGTGGCAAGCGCTTGACCTATCGGCGGATTGGTGAAGCCGCTAACGCCTAA